Proteins encoded in a region of the Cytobacillus pseudoceanisediminis genome:
- a CDS encoding UDP-N-acetylmuramoyl-L-alanyl-D-glutamate--2,6-diaminopimelate ligase, which produces MELHKLLRFLQPYMTFKGENPEITAIVNDNRKVTPGSLFVCIEGYTVDGHDFAASAAKKGAAAVIAQRELDLDIPVIVVKNTKRAMAVLADAFYGQPSKQLHLIGITGTNGKTTTSHLIEKILADAGRKTGLIGTMYTKIADETFEVKNTTPESLTLQSTFRKMADAGVDSAVMEVSSHALDEGRIHGCDFNIAVFTNLTQDHLDYHKTMDEYRRAKGLLFAQLGSSYNHEEPKYAILNSDDPASAEYEKSTAAHVISYGIDQEADLRAINIQMTSGGTEFDLISPFGKHKVSLKMIGKFSIYNVLASIGAGIASGISISQIIKSAEEVKGVAGRFETVDAGQDFSVIVDYSHTPDSLKNALETVKQFALKRIFTIVGCGGDRDRSKRPLMAEIACQYSTDPIFTSDNPRSEDPIQILRDMEEGVKGESYKTIADRKEAIHYAVKNASKGDVILIAGKGHETYQQVGNQVFDFDDRLVAKEAIEER; this is translated from the coding sequence ATGGAATTACATAAATTGCTGCGATTTTTGCAGCCATATATGACTTTTAAAGGGGAAAACCCGGAAATTACAGCGATTGTTAACGATAACCGGAAAGTTACACCTGGAAGTCTGTTTGTTTGTATTGAGGGCTATACGGTGGATGGCCACGATTTTGCGGCTTCTGCTGCCAAAAAAGGTGCAGCAGCAGTCATTGCCCAAAGAGAATTGGATTTGGATATCCCGGTTATAGTGGTAAAGAATACAAAACGGGCCATGGCTGTGCTGGCTGATGCTTTTTATGGACAGCCGAGCAAGCAGCTTCATTTAATTGGCATAACAGGAACCAATGGCAAAACAACAACAAGCCATTTAATAGAGAAGATCCTTGCTGATGCAGGAAGAAAAACCGGCTTAATTGGCACGATGTATACGAAGATTGCCGATGAAACCTTTGAAGTGAAAAATACCACTCCTGAAAGTTTGACTCTGCAAAGCACATTTAGAAAAATGGCAGATGCAGGTGTAGATTCAGCCGTAATGGAAGTGTCTTCACATGCACTTGATGAAGGACGCATTCATGGGTGTGATTTTAATATAGCCGTATTTACAAACCTGACTCAGGATCATCTGGATTATCACAAAACAATGGATGAATACAGGAGAGCAAAAGGGCTGCTTTTTGCCCAGCTCGGAAGCTCCTATAATCATGAAGAGCCGAAATATGCCATTTTAAACTCAGATGACCCTGCTTCTGCAGAATATGAAAAATCGACGGCAGCTCATGTCATTTCCTATGGAATTGATCAGGAAGCTGACCTTCGGGCAATTAATATTCAGATGACTTCTGGCGGGACAGAATTTGACTTAATCTCTCCATTTGGAAAGCATAAAGTTTCTCTGAAAATGATAGGCAAATTCAGCATCTATAATGTCCTTGCCAGCATAGGTGCAGGGATCGCTTCAGGGATATCAATCTCGCAAATCATCAAATCTGCTGAAGAAGTTAAAGGCGTAGCAGGCAGATTTGAAACCGTAGATGCAGGTCAGGATTTTTCTGTGATTGTTGATTATTCACATACTCCTGACAGCCTGAAAAATGCTTTGGAAACGGTAAAGCAATTTGCCCTGAAACGCATTTTTACCATCGTGGGATGCGGAGGAGACAGGGACAGATCCAAGCGGCCGCTAATGGCTGAAATTGCATGCCAGTACAGTACAGACCCAATCTTTACTTCTGATAATCCCCGAAGTGAAGACCCAATCCAAATCCTTAGGGATATGGAAGAGGGAGTAAAAGGTGAAAGTTATAAAACAATCGCCGATCGAAAAGAGGCCATTCACTATGCCGTGAAAAATGCCAGTAAAGGAGACGTTATTTTAATAGCTGGCAAGGGCCATGAGACATATCAGCAGGTAGGGAACCAGGTTTTCGACTTTGATGACCGTCTTGTCGCAAAAGAGGCTATAGAGGAGCGATAA